In Pseudoalteromonas shioyasakiensis, one DNA window encodes the following:
- a CDS encoding TonB-dependent receptor, with product MTTTYTRSALASAILLAISGQTAMAEEQPQKSANEKVERIVVSGTPAGIGVRKIDAGYAVTNIDADQIVKLSPKSTADLFKAVPGVWVESSGGESGANVFVRGFPGGGDAPFLTLSLEGSPIYPAPTLSFLENSSLFRLDETIETMEALRGGPNPVVSNGQPGLTTNFRLKRGGEYTEGVFKYTTSDYDLQRLDAVVSGEISDDLYFMVGGYVKSSPGIRDAGFTSEKGSQFTINITKELENGTINLYTRQTDDHGAWYLPTPLNVDGIDAEYTQLGTLNRQATIYTGPNNDERQIDLGEGRGWKGHVSGGSIKLEFDNGWSFTDRFNFTKGDANTYGLVPAGSATTVGAVAANGETATGAVTGTEYDADTAVQQLGRWVVLKEISAFTNDLAFAKKLDNLSLAFGYYTASTSANDWWSLGNTAYHVLEAGGEMLDGIECNASVDGCGFNYDINSTGDARTNAFYTTAQYKFNDDFTLDAGIRFENHEVEYSVDEDLDGVITQSVQYDESKTSWTTGINYSITDDMGVFARVNRGYKMPYFDDFRDNFSAYEGGEKLIKEVTQAEFGYKLLTDSTDFYATLFTNEVKGDTFVRRPGVPAEILTNEAYGIELDYNYNHESGFSVNLNSTLQETEITESPGNEGNESQRQPKWQVRVTPSYDFEVSDMYATLYGTISAVDDRWGDNENTVVLEGYEKVDIGLIVEPMEGIKVQLAVDNLTDEQGITEGDPRNADAPNGRYIMPRTTRLSISYEF from the coding sequence ATGACAACAACATATACTCGCAGTGCACTAGCCTCTGCAATCCTGCTAGCAATCAGCGGCCAAACTGCAATGGCCGAAGAACAGCCGCAAAAATCAGCAAATGAAAAAGTAGAACGAATTGTCGTATCGGGCACACCTGCCGGTATCGGTGTTCGTAAAATCGACGCTGGTTACGCCGTGACAAACATTGATGCCGATCAAATAGTTAAACTATCGCCAAAAAGTACAGCTGACTTGTTTAAAGCCGTACCAGGTGTGTGGGTAGAAAGTTCAGGTGGTGAATCTGGCGCAAACGTGTTTGTGCGTGGTTTTCCCGGTGGTGGCGATGCGCCATTTTTAACATTGAGTCTTGAAGGCTCACCAATTTACCCTGCGCCAACTTTATCATTTTTAGAAAACTCGTCGTTATTCCGTTTAGATGAAACCATTGAAACGATGGAAGCACTGCGCGGTGGTCCAAACCCTGTTGTATCAAACGGCCAGCCTGGTTTAACAACGAATTTCCGTTTAAAGCGTGGTGGTGAATACACCGAGGGTGTTTTCAAATACACGACCTCAGATTATGACTTGCAGCGACTTGATGCTGTGGTAAGTGGTGAGATTTCTGATGATCTATACTTTATGGTGGGTGGTTATGTTAAAAGCTCACCAGGTATTCGTGATGCGGGTTTCACATCAGAAAAAGGCAGCCAGTTCACAATTAATATCACCAAAGAATTAGAAAACGGCACCATTAATTTATACACCCGTCAAACAGATGACCACGGTGCTTGGTACTTACCAACACCACTGAATGTTGACGGTATTGATGCTGAATACACGCAACTAGGTACTTTAAATCGCCAAGCAACTATTTACACAGGCCCAAATAATGACGAACGACAAATCGACTTAGGTGAAGGCCGTGGTTGGAAAGGTCATGTTTCTGGCGGTAGCATCAAACTTGAATTTGATAACGGCTGGAGCTTTACAGATCGCTTTAACTTCACCAAAGGTGATGCAAACACGTACGGCTTAGTACCGGCAGGCTCTGCAACAACAGTGGGTGCAGTGGCTGCTAACGGTGAGACAGCAACAGGTGCTGTAACTGGCACAGAGTACGATGCAGACACTGCGGTTCAACAACTTGGCCGTTGGGTAGTATTAAAAGAAATTAGCGCATTCACCAATGATTTAGCATTCGCTAAAAAGCTTGATAACTTATCACTGGCCTTTGGTTATTACACAGCCAGCACATCAGCAAATGACTGGTGGAGCTTAGGTAACACTGCGTACCACGTGCTTGAAGCAGGTGGCGAAATGCTAGACGGCATCGAGTGTAATGCAAGTGTTGATGGTTGTGGCTTTAACTACGATATCAATTCAACAGGTGATGCACGCACCAATGCGTTTTACACAACGGCTCAATATAAATTCAACGATGACTTTACACTTGATGCAGGTATTCGTTTTGAAAACCACGAGGTGGAATACTCAGTTGATGAAGATCTAGATGGTGTGATCACTCAGTCTGTTCAATATGATGAAAGTAAAACATCATGGACAACGGGTATTAACTACTCAATTACCGATGATATGGGGGTATTTGCTCGCGTAAACCGCGGTTATAAAATGCCTTACTTCGACGACTTCCGCGATAACTTTAGTGCATATGAAGGTGGCGAAAAGCTAATTAAAGAGGTAACACAAGCCGAGTTTGGTTATAAACTATTAACTGATAGCACCGACTTTTACGCAACACTCTTCACTAATGAAGTAAAAGGTGACACCTTTGTTCGTCGCCCTGGTGTACCAGCTGAAATCTTAACCAACGAAGCATACGGTATTGAGCTTGATTATAACTACAACCACGAATCTGGTTTCTCCGTTAACTTAAACTCAACACTTCAAGAAACTGAAATCACAGAAAGCCCAGGCAATGAAGGTAACGAAAGCCAACGTCAGCCAAAATGGCAAGTACGTGTAACACCAAGCTATGACTTTGAAGTAAGCGACATGTATGCAACCTTATACGGCACAATCTCAGCAGTTGATGATCGTTGGGGTGACAACGAAAACACAGTTGTGTTAGAAGGTTACGAAAAAGTAGACATAGGTTTAATTGTTGAGCCTATGGAAGGTATTAAAGTACAGTTAGCGGTTGATAACTTAACTGACGAGCAAGGTATCACTGAAGGTGACCCTCGTAATGCTGATGCACCAAATGGTCGTTACATTATGCCTCGTACTACACGCTTAAGCATTAGCTATGAATTTTAG
- a CDS encoding trehalase family glycosidase: MNFVNSQLFKDVQLAEVFADSKMFADAVPNLSWQSACELYQLVGPLRGDELREFVMSNFVFADQTIPTAKLDTTSVKQYIVDLWPHLHRNADTDLASSLMPLEFDYIVPGGRFQEIYYWDSYFTALGLEDSGDLTTIEAMVNNFIDLQERNGCIPNGNRVYYSSRSQPPVLALMLALLWDAKYKHVADLTWLANAVKALEAEYQFWMQGCNDLSGETPAIRRVVKMPNKSILNRYWDSAVTPRPESLKEDLHDAEGLTTEQQQSYFQHIRAACESGWDFSSRWLSDHSDLKSIETTNIIPVDLNSLLYNLEHTLSRFYRLLGEEQKSQSIAELATLRLDAINTYCWNSEKGVYRDYNIRLNQQSSVDSMAMAVPLFVGAASVQQAMQVKQKLMSEFLKPGGLVTTLCSTPQQWDSPNGWAPLQWFAVKGLIEYGFVSEAQAIMKNWLSMIEMRFAEDKCLLEKYNVCELVSRAGGGEYTVQQGFGWTNGVTSRFYKLLNDKL, translated from the coding sequence ATGAACTTCGTTAATAGCCAATTATTTAAAGACGTACAGCTTGCAGAAGTGTTTGCTGATTCAAAAATGTTTGCCGATGCAGTGCCAAATTTATCTTGGCAAAGTGCTTGTGAGTTGTATCAACTCGTCGGCCCTTTAAGAGGTGATGAGCTGCGTGAATTTGTTATGTCGAACTTTGTGTTTGCTGACCAGACTATCCCAACAGCTAAATTAGATACCACATCAGTTAAGCAATATATTGTTGATTTATGGCCGCATTTGCATCGCAATGCTGATACTGATTTAGCAAGCTCACTGATGCCACTTGAATTTGATTACATTGTGCCGGGTGGTCGTTTCCAAGAAATTTATTACTGGGATAGTTATTTTACAGCCTTGGGTTTAGAAGATAGTGGCGACTTGACGACAATTGAAGCCATGGTTAATAACTTTATAGATCTACAAGAACGTAATGGCTGTATTCCAAATGGTAACCGTGTTTATTATAGCTCTCGCTCGCAACCACCTGTTTTGGCGTTAATGTTAGCGTTGCTATGGGATGCTAAATATAAACATGTAGCTGACTTAACTTGGCTGGCAAACGCCGTAAAAGCACTTGAAGCTGAGTATCAATTTTGGATGCAAGGCTGTAACGACCTTAGTGGTGAAACACCAGCCATTAGGCGTGTTGTTAAAATGCCCAATAAGTCTATTTTAAACCGCTATTGGGATAGTGCGGTAACACCTCGCCCTGAGTCATTAAAAGAAGATTTACATGACGCTGAGGGGCTAACAACTGAGCAGCAACAAAGTTATTTTCAACATATTCGCGCTGCATGCGAGTCTGGCTGGGATTTCAGTAGCCGTTGGCTGAGCGATCATAGTGACCTAAAAAGCATTGAAACAACCAATATTATACCGGTAGATTTGAATAGCTTACTGTATAACTTAGAGCATACGTTATCTCGATTTTACCGTTTACTTGGTGAAGAACAAAAGAGTCAGTCAATCGCTGAGCTGGCTACACTTCGCTTAGATGCAATTAATACCTACTGTTGGAATTCTGAGAAGGGCGTTTATCGTGATTACAACATTCGACTCAATCAGCAAAGCAGTGTTGACTCAATGGCAATGGCTGTTCCTTTGTTTGTAGGCGCTGCATCTGTACAACAGGCCATGCAAGTAAAGCAAAAGCTGATGAGTGAGTTCTTAAAGCCCGGTGGTTTAGTGACAACATTGTGTAGTACACCGCAGCAATGGGATAGCCCTAACGGCTGGGCGCCGCTGCAATGGTTCGCTGTAAAAGGTTTAATTGAATATGGCTTTGTCAGCGAGGCACAGGCGATCATGAAAAACTGGCTGAGTATGATCGAAATGCGCTTTGCAGAGGATAAGTGCCTACTTGAAAAGTACAATGTGTGTGAATTAGTCAGCCGTGCCGGTGGTGGCGAATACACTGTACAACAAGGGTTTGGCTGGACGAATGGCGTAACATCACGTTTTTACAAACTACTCAATGATAAACTTTGA
- a CDS encoding ABC transporter ATP-binding protein translates to MLTLEHISKTYPDGTQALNDITIELPSGMVGLLGPNGAGKSSLMRTLACLQTINSGRIQFSGLDILKEPDKLRRQLGYLPQQFGVYPHMGCRALLEHIAILKGLEIKKTKQQIDELLTALNLTQHANKRVSHFSGGMKQRFGIAQALLGDPRLIILDEPTAGLDPAERESLNNLLVSMSKNRLILLSTHIVEDIENQCHFVAMIKGGQLIQSGHIDNLVSQLKGKVWVLKTLPSVLPKDALVLSQSYRYGEPVFRVYAAERPTIGAVLATESLQDKYFFELKFRRGELC, encoded by the coding sequence ATGCTAACACTTGAGCATATTTCGAAAACATACCCTGATGGAACTCAAGCACTTAACGATATAACCATTGAGTTACCCAGTGGCATGGTAGGGTTGCTGGGGCCAAATGGCGCTGGTAAGTCTAGTTTGATGAGAACACTTGCATGCCTGCAAACCATTAATTCTGGCCGTATACAGTTTAGTGGCTTAGATATATTAAAAGAACCTGACAAGTTACGTAGGCAACTTGGCTATCTACCACAACAATTTGGTGTTTACCCACATATGGGGTGTAGAGCACTACTTGAACACATAGCCATTTTAAAAGGGCTTGAAATTAAAAAGACAAAGCAACAGATTGATGAGCTGCTTACTGCGTTAAACTTAACTCAACATGCAAATAAAAGAGTCAGTCACTTTTCTGGGGGAATGAAACAACGCTTTGGTATTGCTCAAGCATTGTTGGGTGATCCTAGATTAATTATTTTAGATGAGCCTACAGCAGGGCTTGATCCGGCTGAGCGAGAGAGTCTCAATAACTTATTAGTATCAATGAGTAAGAATCGACTGATCTTGCTCTCTACACACATAGTGGAAGACATAGAAAACCAATGTCACTTTGTGGCGATGATTAAAGGTGGTCAACTGATCCAAAGTGGCCATATTGATAACTTAGTAAGCCAACTCAAAGGTAAAGTATGGGTATTAAAAACTTTGCCAAGCGTACTGCCAAAAGATGCTTTAGTACTGAGCCAAAGTTATCGATATGGTGAGCCCGTCTTTCGAGTTTATGCCGCAGAACGCCCAACTATAGGAGCTGTTTTGGCGACAGAATCATTACAAGATAAGTACTTCTTTGAACTAAAATTTCGAAGAGGCGAATTATGTTAA
- a CDS encoding M1 family aminopeptidase, protein MLIINELKYLFRQPTVWVCLLIAPSFAFSLSSGLATSNVDPLQQYQLHLVSLHMMQLVLLVGALSPAIFLRDHLFHMDEIIAVASVSSRQKNYVRIGGFVSLLVMVSLSSTLVMSYVDFQNNGFSWQILGYTIFYSSFVLLINCFLLIALAFWLCQRFRSSMIIYAVFASIWIAYLFVASITGNPILAGSNVLNETFYQLFIWLDPFAYTTVIASFSESQNTPFYTNRFICFTLAFVIFTYAVSSHPQAYSQPKRPKQRCLESDLRPNTQYQTVKPTFRQSSILFELYKAAILNILKQPITLILLLLWLGLVFNSVASSSQYAEPMSAIKATSIDAVNQYAFDMYILLGCLLVALWSWQLSCNARHYNVAEIIAAAPIKTASILHSQLLAIMSLVFVFSFVGFVGASLAEFFIGSDFDAYQHIYTLALMGLPLAIIASIFVCIFNLMRSDLIASLVVFAILLLKFTPVMTYFGLTHTFWSVAWTPLQPANEFWGYRASLSSYWPYVRAWLVLLLSVMLVSQAFNHRGTGMGSRAFKNKDAWLLTPAVLAISLFWQLHTNLISEKPLSNSYKRETFKSNYEKMFADWKHKAQPKVSHIDAEIDFYPYKQTAQFNLTYSFTNPHKKPIKQVLIGRAGFYQWADIKIEGAEQVAFYPSMNQAIYEFKPALQPFETRQLKTQFGVKQAKLWPTQGHQIITPEFSYIRSVPLLPTLGYQRNYELNDEQLRMDYGLPLYVKTPPSKLFNATYQVPGSYERITMKSKVTTAVGYQVVSQGKNTEHIVEGHRAVFKFKTTVPINNLPAWLSFPFAATELIYEGVKLQVYTKSNATEANQDAVKVNLQAMSDTLYWFKNNLSAYKGSKLSLIDATGFGGTGYALPEIILIDNKVGFRSKPIEGAGFDQRYRRAVHETAHQWFGHDIGNSVSEDSAFLIESLAKYIELVVIEKRYGKKAVDALVKYETQRYQQASRLDISTKQALVDSSKSYDQYSKATLVFAKLRNELGDAVIVAALKSVWQKYAFPNRPATSMDFIRALQEQLNDQDKGLINKLFLEV, encoded by the coding sequence ATGTTAATAATTAATGAGTTAAAGTATCTTTTTCGTCAACCAACAGTTTGGGTGTGCTTGCTTATTGCGCCAAGTTTTGCATTTTCACTTTCTTCAGGGCTTGCAACAAGTAATGTTGACCCGCTACAGCAGTATCAATTGCATTTAGTGTCATTACACATGATGCAATTGGTTTTATTGGTTGGAGCATTATCGCCAGCAATTTTCTTACGTGATCACCTCTTTCATATGGACGAAATTATTGCTGTTGCATCAGTAAGTTCAAGACAAAAAAACTATGTTCGAATAGGTGGTTTTGTAAGTCTATTAGTGATGGTTTCATTAAGCAGTACGTTGGTTATGAGTTACGTAGATTTTCAAAATAATGGATTTAGTTGGCAAATACTTGGTTATACAATTTTTTATAGTAGCTTTGTTCTACTTATAAACTGTTTTTTACTTATTGCTTTGGCATTTTGGCTTTGTCAAAGGTTTCGAAGCTCAATGATTATCTATGCCGTTTTTGCAAGCATTTGGATAGCTTATTTGTTCGTTGCGAGTATAACGGGTAATCCAATTTTGGCAGGAAGTAATGTACTAAACGAAACGTTCTATCAACTATTTATCTGGTTAGATCCATTTGCTTATACAACGGTAATAGCAAGTTTTAGCGAGTCACAAAATACACCCTTTTATACTAATCGATTTATTTGTTTTACTCTGGCATTTGTTATTTTTACTTATGCTGTTAGCTCGCATCCCCAAGCATATTCACAGCCAAAGCGACCTAAACAACGGTGTCTTGAGTCTGACCTTAGGCCTAACACTCAATATCAAACGGTAAAGCCTACATTTCGTCAAAGCTCTATTCTATTTGAGCTATATAAAGCTGCAATTTTAAATATTTTAAAACAACCAATAACGCTCATTCTGTTACTTTTATGGCTAGGGTTGGTGTTTAATAGTGTTGCATCCTCTTCTCAGTATGCAGAACCAATGAGTGCTATAAAAGCAACCAGCATTGATGCTGTTAATCAATATGCCTTTGATATGTATATATTGCTAGGGTGTTTACTGGTGGCTCTATGGAGTTGGCAACTTAGCTGTAATGCTAGGCACTATAATGTAGCAGAGATAATTGCGGCAGCGCCTATTAAGACAGCTTCGATTTTGCATAGCCAACTCTTGGCAATAATGAGTTTGGTGTTTGTTTTTTCGTTTGTTGGCTTTGTTGGCGCATCATTAGCTGAGTTTTTTATTGGTAGTGACTTTGACGCTTATCAACATATTTATACCTTAGCTTTAATGGGACTGCCGCTAGCTATTATTGCTTCGATATTTGTATGTATTTTCAATTTAATGCGTTCAGATCTCATTGCATCTTTAGTGGTTTTTGCCATTTTGTTACTTAAATTTACTCCAGTAATGACTTACTTTGGGCTAACACACACGTTTTGGAGTGTAGCTTGGACACCATTGCAGCCAGCTAATGAATTTTGGGGCTATCGCGCAAGTTTAAGTAGTTACTGGCCTTATGTCCGCGCGTGGCTAGTATTATTACTTAGTGTAATGCTTGTTAGTCAGGCTTTTAATCACCGTGGCACAGGAATGGGGAGTAGGGCTTTTAAAAATAAAGATGCTTGGCTGTTAACACCTGCAGTTTTGGCTATCAGTTTATTTTGGCAGCTACATACTAATTTAATTTCAGAAAAGCCACTAAGTAACTCTTATAAACGAGAAACATTTAAATCAAATTATGAAAAAATGTTTGCTGATTGGAAACATAAAGCTCAGCCAAAAGTGAGTCATATTGATGCAGAAATAGATTTCTATCCTTATAAGCAAACAGCCCAATTTAACTTAACTTACTCTTTTACTAACCCTCACAAAAAACCAATAAAACAGGTGTTGATAGGTCGCGCAGGCTTTTATCAATGGGCAGATATTAAGATAGAAGGAGCTGAGCAAGTCGCATTTTATCCATCAATGAATCAAGCTATTTACGAGTTTAAACCCGCACTTCAGCCATTCGAAACAAGACAACTTAAAACGCAATTTGGAGTAAAGCAGGCCAAATTATGGCCCACACAAGGGCATCAAATCATAACGCCTGAGTTTAGCTATATTCGTTCAGTACCGCTATTACCGACGCTTGGATATCAAAGAAACTATGAACTAAATGATGAGCAGTTAAGGATGGATTATGGTCTTCCACTGTATGTTAAAACACCGCCTTCAAAGCTTTTTAATGCTACATATCAAGTACCAGGTAGTTATGAACGTATTACCATGAAAAGCAAAGTTACCACCGCAGTAGGTTATCAAGTCGTTTCACAAGGTAAAAATACAGAGCATATTGTTGAAGGGCATAGAGCCGTTTTTAAGTTTAAGACGACAGTGCCAATTAACAACTTACCTGCTTGGTTATCGTTTCCATTTGCAGCAACTGAGTTAATTTATGAGGGGGTGAAGTTACAGGTTTATACTAAATCAAATGCAACAGAAGCTAATCAAGATGCTGTAAAAGTAAACTTACAAGCTATGAGTGACACGCTTTATTGGTTTAAGAATAATCTTAGTGCGTACAAAGGTTCAAAGCTTAGTTTGATTGACGCAACAGGTTTTGGTGGGACAGGGTACGCATTACCTGAAATTATTTTGATTGATAATAAAGTCGGTTTTAGATCTAAACCAATTGAGGGCGCAGGTTTTGATCAACGTTACCGCCGTGCAGTACATGAAACGGCTCATCAATGGTTTGGTCATGATATTGGCAATAGTGTTTCTGAAGATAGTGCTTTTTTGATTGAATCATTAGCTAAATATATAGAGCTAGTGGTGATTGAAAAGCGTTATGGAAAAAAGGCTGTCGATGCATTAGTCAAATATGAAACTCAGCGATATCAACAAGCTTCTAGGCTAGATATTTCGACAAAGCAAGCGTTGGTAGATTCATCAAAAAGTTACGATCAGTATTCCAAAGCCACTCTTGTATTTGCAAAGCTTAGGAATGAACTTGGGGATGCAGTGATTGTGGCTGCTTTAAAGTCAGTATGGCAAAAATACGCATTTCCTAATCGACCAGCAACGTCAATGGATTTTATTAGAGCTTTACAAGAACAGCTTAATGATCAAGATAAAGGCTTAATTAATAAACTTTTTTTGGAAGTATAA
- a CDS encoding LacI family DNA-binding transcriptional regulator — protein MNDRKLKLADLAKLAGVSTSTASRALNDNPLIKKETRDKLQQLAKKHNFSLNTAASRLRTQKTNVIAVIINLDGDTEQSINDPFLLKIVGEINLALNKFGLELLLSNSFMASDDWANYFINSRRADGIIVVGQGKSQANIEAAADAGVPLVVWGDPKTPSRYPIVGSDNYFGGRLATEHLLANGAKNILFLGDPGHAEISERHRGYLDAVSEAKVTPHVLSIDITSSAAYKGINQLLVEKGLCFDGIMACSDMVAFGAMKALKERYISIPNDVALVGFDDIAMADISHPSLSSIKQNTQRASVILVEKLLAQLAGQSTESQVVEIELVNRQSSQR, from the coding sequence ATGAACGATAGAAAATTAAAGTTAGCCGATCTTGCTAAATTAGCCGGTGTTTCTACGTCGACAGCATCCCGTGCACTCAATGATAACCCTTTGATAAAAAAGGAAACTAGAGACAAGCTTCAACAATTGGCAAAAAAACATAACTTTAGTTTAAACACAGCTGCTAGCCGCCTTCGCACCCAAAAAACTAATGTTATCGCGGTTATTATTAACCTTGACGGTGATACAGAACAGTCTATTAACGATCCTTTCTTACTTAAAATTGTTGGTGAAATAAATTTAGCATTAAATAAATTCGGCTTAGAGTTATTACTTTCTAACTCATTTATGGCCAGTGATGATTGGGCTAATTACTTTATCAATAGCCGCCGCGCCGATGGCATTATTGTGGTCGGTCAAGGTAAAAGCCAAGCAAATATTGAAGCAGCAGCGGATGCTGGCGTCCCTTTAGTTGTATGGGGCGACCCAAAAACACCCAGTCGCTACCCAATTGTTGGCAGCGATAATTATTTTGGTGGTCGGCTTGCAACTGAGCACTTATTGGCAAATGGCGCTAAAAACATATTGTTTTTAGGCGACCCTGGGCACGCTGAAATTAGTGAACGCCACCGTGGTTACTTAGATGCTGTTTCTGAAGCGAAAGTCACGCCTCACGTGCTTTCTATCGATATTACTAGTAGCGCAGCTTACAAAGGAATTAACCAATTATTGGTAGAAAAAGGGCTGTGCTTTGATGGCATTATGGCGTGTAGTGATATGGTGGCTTTTGGTGCGATGAAAGCCTTGAAAGAACGTTACATTAGTATTCCAAATGACGTTGCCCTTGTGGGCTTTGATGATATTGCCATGGCAGATATCAGTCATCCGTCTTTGTCGAGTATTAAACAAAATACCCAACGTGCTTCAGTTATTCTTGTTGAAAAATTGTTAGCCCAGTTAGCAGGGCAGTCTACAGAGTCTCAAGTTGTTGAAATAGAACTAGTAAATAGGCAGTCGAGTCAGCGCTAA
- a CDS encoding MFS transporter gives MNPIRITIALACSYFVFAIMLNSVGTVILQAINSLDVSKTQASVLEGFKDLSIAIVSFLVASFIPRLGYKIAMLGALLLVTVMCLVVPSIADFWVLKALFAAIGCSFAVMKISVYSVIGQVTDNANKHSALLNTIEGVFMLGVLSGYWIFALFIDADNPQSSHWLNVYYLLAAIVAVAFVSVIAAPIKSPELKTNQQSQLRDFIDMLKLTYQPLVLIFVVSAFMYVLIEQGVGTWLPTFNNQVLKLPVDVSIQLASLFAAALALGRLVAGQVLRFISWFSLLMGCLVAMGVLVLLVLPLTHDVDGSQVKSVFDVPFAAYMLPLIGFFMAPIYPLLNSVMLSSLAKHKHAAMTGLIVVFSALGGTTGSIITGFVFDKFSGQHAFYLTLVPIALLLITVSIFKKISLNPQYQVTSSAE, from the coding sequence ATGAATCCTATAAGAATAACTATCGCGTTGGCATGCAGCTATTTTGTATTTGCTATTATGCTCAATAGTGTGGGCACTGTTATTTTACAAGCAATCAATAGCTTAGATGTAAGCAAAACTCAGGCGTCTGTTCTTGAAGGATTTAAGGATCTAAGTATTGCCATAGTGTCATTTTTAGTGGCGTCATTTATCCCTCGCTTAGGCTATAAAATTGCCATGCTTGGCGCTTTATTACTGGTTACAGTGATGTGCTTGGTTGTTCCGAGTATTGCCGATTTTTGGGTATTAAAAGCGCTCTTTGCAGCAATTGGTTGCAGCTTTGCTGTAATGAAAATCTCTGTTTATTCTGTTATTGGTCAAGTGACTGATAATGCTAATAAACACTCAGCGTTATTAAACACCATTGAAGGGGTGTTTATGCTTGGGGTGTTATCAGGTTACTGGATTTTTGCGTTATTTATTGACGCTGACAACCCGCAAAGTAGCCACTGGTTGAATGTTTATTACTTGCTTGCAGCGATTGTTGCGGTAGCGTTTGTTTCTGTGATTGCGGCACCTATAAAATCGCCAGAACTAAAAACTAATCAGCAATCTCAGCTACGTGACTTTATTGACATGTTAAAGCTGACTTACCAACCCCTGGTGCTTATTTTTGTTGTTAGTGCATTTATGTATGTACTTATAGAGCAAGGCGTGGGCACCTGGTTACCGACCTTTAATAACCAAGTTTTAAAATTACCTGTTGATGTCAGTATTCAACTGGCTAGTTTGTTTGCCGCTGCGTTAGCGCTTGGTCGTTTGGTAGCAGGGCAAGTACTTAGATTTATTAGTTGGTTTAGTTTATTAATGGGCTGTTTGGTCGCCATGGGTGTGCTCGTATTATTGGTGCTGCCTTTGACTCATGATGTTGATGGTAGCCAAGTGAAAAGTGTGTTTGATGTGCCTTTTGCAGCATACATGCTGCCGTTGATTGGCTTTTTTATGGCACCGATTTACCCGTTACTTAACTCTGTGATGCTGAGTTCACTTGCTAAGCACAAGCATGCGGCTATGACAGGTTTAATTGTGGTTTTTTCAGCATTAGGTGGAACAACAGGCTCAATTATTACGGGCTTTGTATTCGATAAATTTAGCGGTCAGCATGCGTTTTATCTCACATTAGTGCCAATAGCCTTGCTATTAATCACTGTTTCAATTTTTAAGAAAATCAGTCTAAATCCACAGTATCAAGTGACCTCAAGCGCAGAATAA